The Stackebrandtia nassauensis DSM 44728 genome includes the window CCCAGATCTGCTGTCCCAGCGAGAAGGCGTTGTTGACGACCCAGTACAGGACCACACCGATCGGGAAGATGCCGCCGGAGAACAGCAGCATGACCGGGATGCCGTACAGCATCAGCTTCTGGATCATCCGCTGCTGCGGGTCGGCGTTCCAGCCGGTCTTGAGGATCATCTGCCGCGTGGTCAGGTACGTGGTGACGATCATCAGCGCGATCAGGATTCCCGAGACCAGCTGCACGTTGAGCGTCGCCGCCGTGGTGCAGCTGTCGTAGTGCTCGCTACATTTCAGGTCCTTCTGGGTGGTGAGGAAGGTGGCCCAGATCGGAGCGCCGAACAGTTTGGCGTTGATGGCGCTGTCCCACTGGGCCTCGGTCCAGGTGTACAGCGTCTTGGCGTAGTTGGAGTACTTGTCGGGGTCGATACGACGCAGCACCCACAGCAGGGCGATGAAGACCGGCGCCTGCAACAGCATCGGCAGGCAGCCCATCAGCGGGTTGGCCTTCTCGGTGCGGTACAGCTCCATCATCTCTTTTTGGAGCGTCTCGCGGTCACCCTTGTAGCGCTGCTGCAGTTCCTTCATCTTCGGCTGCAGCCGCTGCATCGCGCGTTGCGACTTGATCTGCTTGACGAAGAGCGGGAACAGGACGATGCGGATCGTGACCACGAGGAAGACGATGGCCAGGATCCACTGCCAGCTGGTGTTCAGCGCTCCCGGTACGGGGTCGGCACCGAGGATGAGATCCCACAGA containing:
- the yidC gene encoding membrane protein insertase YidC; translation: MFTFHPLYIGISWVLLRWHDLWDLILGADPVPGALNTSWQWILAIVFLVVTIRIVLFPLFVKQIKSQRAMQRLQPKMKELQQRYKGDRETLQKEMMELYRTEKANPLMGCLPMLLQAPVFIALLWVLRRIDPDKYSNYAKTLYTWTEAQWDSAINAKLFGAPIWATFLTTQKDLKCSEHYDSCTTAATLNVQLVSGILIALMIVTTYLTTRQMILKTGWNADPQQRMIQKLMLYGIPVMLLFSGGIFPIGVVLYWVVNNAFSLGQQIWVLRKYPPPKTDTSPKADIKAKPGSKKYEEQLREKRDRAKAMAPKVGAKPKDPKKATSNAAEELKRKQEQAKAKAAQGPRPGAKPTKRKKGGATRGANK